The following are encoded in a window of Streptomyces sp. Go-475 genomic DNA:
- a CDS encoding DeoR/GlpR family DNA-binding transcription regulator, with amino-acid sequence MSENQNLLAEQRRSLILDEVRRRGGVRVNELTRKLGVSDMTVRRDLDALARQGVLEKVHGGAVPVVEASTHEPGFEAKSGLELTAKEDIARAAAKLVAPGAAIALSGGTTTYALAHQLLDVPDLTVVTNSVRVADVFHAAQRTSGPRQGAATVVLTGGVRTPSDSLVGPVADQAIAALHFDLLFLGVHGISVEAGLSTPNLAEAETNRRLVQSARRVVVVADHTKWGKVGLSSFASLERIDTLVTDAGLPEEARGVVAEHLRRLVVAGEPEPEEGADS; translated from the coding sequence GTGAGCGAGAATCAGAACCTCCTCGCGGAGCAGCGGCGATCCCTGATCCTCGACGAGGTCCGCCGCCGGGGCGGAGTGCGGGTCAACGAGCTGACCCGCAAGCTCGGCGTGTCGGACATGACGGTCCGCCGCGACCTCGACGCGCTCGCCCGGCAGGGCGTGCTGGAGAAGGTGCACGGCGGCGCGGTCCCGGTGGTCGAGGCGAGTACGCACGAACCGGGCTTCGAGGCCAAGTCGGGCCTGGAGCTCACCGCCAAGGAGGACATCGCGCGGGCCGCGGCCAAGCTGGTCGCGCCGGGCGCGGCGATCGCCCTGTCGGGCGGAACGACGACGTACGCGCTGGCGCACCAGCTGCTGGACGTCCCGGACCTCACGGTGGTCACCAACTCGGTGCGGGTGGCCGACGTCTTCCACGCGGCGCAGCGCACCTCGGGCCCGCGGCAGGGCGCGGCCACGGTCGTGCTGACCGGCGGTGTGCGCACGCCCTCCGACTCGCTGGTGGGGCCGGTGGCCGACCAGGCGATCGCGGCGCTCCACTTCGACCTGCTGTTCCTCGGGGTGCACGGCATATCGGTCGAGGCCGGCCTGTCGACGCCGAACCTCGCGGAGGCCGAGACGAACCGGCGGCTCGTGCAGTCGGCGCGGCGCGTGGTGGTGGTCGCCGACCACACCAAGTGGGGCAAGGTGGGCCTGAGTTCGTTCGCCTCGCTGGAACGGATCGACACGCTCGTGACGGACGCCGGCCTGCCCGAGGAGGCGCGCGGGGTGGTCGCCGAGCATCTGCGGCGGCTGGTCGTGGCCGGGGAGCCCGAGCCCGAGGAGGGGGCAGACAGCTGA
- a CDS encoding SRPBCC family protein, with protein sequence MAHRLRPVGLDFLEVAPVRHVFVREISAPVEAVYRALHDDVPGWAEWFAQVRAARPVDGGAGRDITLTGGVRFRESVIAAKEPEVYAYRVDVTNVPGVRAIVEEWRLSPAGTGTRVRWTFATDGSAVYRLAMKPVRAGQARAFRDAVAALDRRLTA encoded by the coding sequence ATGGCTCACCGTCTGCGCCCGGTGGGGCTCGACTTCCTCGAGGTCGCGCCGGTACGGCATGTGTTCGTACGGGAGATCTCCGCGCCGGTGGAGGCGGTCTACCGTGCGCTCCACGACGACGTGCCCGGCTGGGCCGAGTGGTTCGCCCAGGTGCGGGCCGCCCGCCCGGTCGACGGCGGCGCGGGCCGCGACATCACGCTCACCGGGGGCGTCCGGTTCCGCGAGTCGGTCATCGCGGCGAAGGAACCCGAGGTGTACGCCTATCGGGTCGACGTCACCAACGTGCCCGGGGTGCGGGCGATCGTCGAGGAGTGGCGGCTCTCCCCGGCCGGCACCGGCACCCGGGTGCGGTGGACCTTCGCCACCGACGGGTCGGCGGTGTACCGGCTCGCCATGAAGCCGGTCCGCGCGGGCCAGGCGCGTGCCTTCCGGGACGCCGTGGCCGCGCTGGACCGCAGGCTGACGGCCTGA
- a CDS encoding PLP-dependent cysteine synthase family protein — protein sequence MSTPRQTRTGVTLDVDHTDPAYRAWLKEAVRRVQADANRSADTHLLQFPLPERWGIDLYLKDESTHPTGSLKHRLARSLFLYGLCNGWIRPDRPVIEASSGSTAVSEAYFAKLIGVPFIAVMPRTTSAEKIRLIEFHSGRCHFVDDPRTMYEESARLAAETGGHYMDQFTYAERATDWRGNNNIAESIFRQLRLERFPEPAWIVATAGTGGTSATLARYIHYMQYDTRVCVADPENSCFFDGWTTGDPDVTCDCGSRIEGIGRPRMEPSFVPGAIDRMMKVPDAASVAAVRALERAIGRKAGGSTGTGLWSALKIVAEMVAAGRQGSVVTLLCDPGDRYLDKYYSDAWLAAQGLDIEPYTAAIDSLLATGVWPD from the coding sequence GTGAGCACTCCCCGGCAGACCCGGACCGGCGTGACCCTCGACGTCGACCACACCGACCCCGCCTACCGCGCGTGGCTGAAAGAGGCCGTCCGCAGGGTCCAGGCCGACGCCAACCGCTCGGCCGACACGCATCTGCTCCAGTTCCCCCTGCCGGAGCGCTGGGGCATCGACCTGTACCTGAAGGACGAGTCGACGCACCCCACCGGCAGCCTCAAGCACCGCCTCGCCCGCTCGCTCTTCCTGTACGGCCTGTGCAATGGCTGGATCCGGCCGGACAGACCGGTGATCGAGGCCTCCAGCGGCTCGACGGCCGTCTCCGAGGCGTACTTCGCGAAGCTGATCGGGGTGCCCTTCATCGCCGTCATGCCGCGCACCACGAGCGCCGAGAAGATCCGCCTCATCGAGTTCCACTCCGGCCGCTGCCACTTCGTGGACGACCCGCGCACGATGTACGAGGAGTCCGCCCGGCTCGCGGCCGAGACCGGCGGCCACTACATGGACCAGTTCACCTACGCCGAACGGGCCACGGACTGGCGCGGGAACAACAACATCGCCGAGTCCATCTTCCGCCAGCTGCGCCTGGAGCGGTTCCCCGAGCCCGCGTGGATCGTCGCCACGGCGGGCACCGGCGGCACCTCCGCGACCCTCGCGCGCTACATCCACTACATGCAGTACGACACCCGCGTCTGCGTGGCCGACCCCGAGAACTCGTGCTTCTTCGACGGCTGGACCACCGGCGATCCGGACGTCACGTGCGACTGCGGCTCCCGGATCGAGGGCATCGGCCGGCCCCGCATGGAACCGAGCTTCGTACCCGGCGCGATCGACCGGATGATGAAGGTGCCCGACGCGGCCAGCGTCGCCGCCGTACGGGCCCTGGAGCGCGCCATCGGCCGCAAGGCGGGCGGCTCGACCGGCACGGGCCTGTGGAGCGCGCTGAAGATCGTGGCGGAGATGGTGGCCGCGGGGCGGCAGGGGAGCGTCGTGACCCTGCTGTGCGACCCGGGGGACCGCTATCTCGACAAGTACTACTCGGACGCCTGGCTCGCCGCCCAGGGGCTGGACATCGAGCCCTACACCGCCGCGATCGACTCGCTGCTGGCGACCGGCGTCTGGCCCGACTGA
- a CDS encoding ATP-binding protein, which yields MISYPSRHCTVELQALPSRIGQVRRIVSAQLRYWHLDALIDRASLGVTELLSNVHRHAQPDKTCTVEIELLLDRLTVSVRDHDPRMPVVEDPQDIAPLATRGRGLAMVAAMSESWGVRPDGESGKVVWFTLPTSSPAVAAPSRRSRRAAQEKPARRFAEVGHSGDGLRPDHAPARSAVAG from the coding sequence GTGATCAGCTACCCAAGCAGGCACTGCACGGTGGAGCTCCAAGCCCTGCCGTCGCGGATCGGCCAGGTCCGCAGAATCGTCTCTGCGCAGTTGCGCTACTGGCATCTGGACGCCCTGATCGACCGGGCCTCGCTCGGTGTGACGGAGCTGCTGTCCAACGTCCACCGGCACGCCCAGCCCGACAAGACCTGCACCGTGGAGATAGAGCTGCTGCTCGACCGGCTCACGGTCTCGGTGCGTGACCATGACCCGCGGATGCCCGTGGTGGAGGACCCCCAGGACATCGCGCCGCTGGCGACCCGCGGTCGCGGGCTCGCGATGGTGGCCGCCATGAGCGAGAGCTGGGGCGTGCGGCCGGACGGCGAGTCCGGCAAGGTCGTGTGGTTCACGCTGCCGACGTCCTCCCCCGCGGTGGCGGCGCCGTCGCGCCGGTCTCGGCGCGCGGCCCAGGAGAAGCCCGCGCGCCGGTTCGCCGAGGTGGGACACTCCGGCGACGGGCTGCGGCCCGACCATGCTCCCGCCCGGTCCGCCGTTGCCGGTTGA